The Fortiea contorta PCC 7126 genome has a segment encoding these proteins:
- a CDS encoding GNAT family N-acetyltransferase, which yields MTSWFFHPYHQEPVTPAAKQIDRQFHIRAATPADLTDVAQVIAESFHSQNGIWGWAFPVLRLGIYEDLKHRLASPAPHHVCLVAIDTTMSATNNLVGTVELGLRLSDSWTTVGKTFPYLSNLAVRPKYRRHGVASGLLTNCEKFCREWGYQDLYLHVLEKNYHARQLYFKQGYQVYKVESTWNMFLLKYSHQLFLHKYLRSEPSI from the coding sequence TTGACATCCTGGTTTTTTCACCCCTATCACCAAGAGCCAGTCACACCCGCCGCCAAGCAAATTGATCGCCAATTTCACATCCGCGCGGCTACACCTGCTGATTTGACTGATGTTGCTCAAGTCATTGCGGAAAGCTTTCACTCCCAAAATGGTATATGGGGATGGGCTTTTCCAGTTCTCCGTTTGGGTATCTACGAAGACTTAAAGCACCGACTGGCCTCGCCTGCGCCCCATCATGTTTGCTTGGTTGCTATTGATACCACTATGAGTGCAACTAACAATTTAGTCGGAACTGTGGAACTGGGTTTGCGTCTGAGTGACTCATGGACAACAGTAGGTAAAACTTTTCCGTACCTGTCTAATCTAGCCGTTCGCCCAAAATATCGCCGACACGGTGTGGCTTCAGGCTTGCTGACAAATTGTGAAAAATTTTGTCGGGAATGGGGATATCAAGATTTGTATCTCCACGTTTTGGAAAAGAACTATCATGCTAGACAACTTTATTTTAAACAGGGCTATCAGGTTTATAAAGTTGAATCTACTTGGAACATGTTTCTTTTAAAATATTCACACCAGCTATTCTTGCACAAGTATTTGCGGTCTGAACCCAGTATCTAA
- a CDS encoding histone deacetylase, whose amino-acid sequence MDLPIIYHPDYIAPLPPGHRFPMSKFRLLYELLIGDGVAQIEQFHTPESPSPELIELVHTPEYVQAYCKGTLDAKAQRRIGLPWSPALANRTCVAVGGTILTAKLALSHGLACNTAGGTHHAFPSYGSGFCIFNDIAIASRVLQTMGLVEKILILDLDVHQGDGTAFIFQEDDSVFTFSMHCEVNFPGTKQKSDLDVPLPVGMEDDDYLQTLARYLPNLLSTVQPDLIFYDAGVDTHIGDRLGKLALTDTGIYRREMQVLTTCVTAGYPVACVIGGGYADDIKSLVWRHSLLHRAANEVYHQYTV is encoded by the coding sequence ATGGATTTGCCAATCATTTATCACCCAGATTATATTGCACCACTGCCCCCAGGGCATCGCTTCCCGATGTCTAAATTTCGCCTACTCTATGAATTGCTGATAGGTGATGGGGTAGCGCAAATTGAACAGTTTCACACCCCAGAATCGCCGTCACCAGAGTTGATTGAGTTAGTTCACACTCCAGAATATGTGCAAGCATACTGTAAAGGCACCTTAGACGCCAAGGCACAGCGGAGGATTGGTTTACCTTGGAGTCCAGCCTTGGCAAATCGTACTTGTGTGGCAGTTGGTGGTACGATACTGACTGCCAAGCTAGCGCTGAGTCATGGTTTAGCTTGTAATACTGCTGGTGGAACTCATCATGCTTTTCCCAGTTATGGATCTGGTTTTTGTATTTTCAATGATATAGCGATCGCTTCTCGTGTTTTACAAACAATGGGACTGGTTGAGAAAATATTGATTTTAGATTTAGATGTTCATCAAGGTGATGGAACAGCTTTTATTTTTCAAGAAGACGATAGTGTTTTTACTTTTTCGATGCATTGCGAAGTCAATTTTCCTGGTACTAAACAAAAAAGTGATTTAGATGTACCGTTACCTGTGGGTATGGAGGATGATGACTATTTACAAACCTTAGCAAGATATTTACCAAATTTATTATCTACAGTCCAACCAGACTTAATATTTTATGATGCAGGTGTGGATACTCATATAGGCGATCGTCTGGGAAAATTAGCTTTAACTGACACAGGAATTTATCGTCGAGAAATGCAGGTTTTAACTACCTGTGTCACAGCAGGTTATCCAGTGGCTTGTGTGATTGGTGGTGGCTATGCTGATGATATAAAATCTTTAGTTTGGCGTCATTCTCTACTACATCGGGCTGCCAATGAAGTTTATCATCAATATACAGTTTGA
- a CDS encoding alpha/beta fold hydrolase, which produces MSLTSQQLFPAKLEKFLWTWQGYRIQYTVMGEGKPLVLVHGFGASIGHWRKNIPVLADAGYQVFAIDLLGFGGSEKAPIDYTIEVWVELLKDFWTAHIQQPAIFIGNSIGALISLIVLAEHPEIAAGGVLINSAGGLSHRPHELNPPLRIVMAAFNRVVRSPITGKLIFNRIRQKSQIRRTLYQVYRDRAAVTDELVDLLYTPACEPGAQQVFASILSAPPGPSPQELLPKVERPLLIIWGADDPWTPITGAKIYEEAQKNGKPIKIIPIPNAGHCPHDEVPEVVNNQIVDWLAQR; this is translated from the coding sequence ATGAGTTTAACTAGCCAGCAGCTATTTCCAGCTAAGTTAGAAAAATTCCTTTGGACTTGGCAAGGTTACAGAATTCAGTACACTGTCATGGGTGAAGGAAAACCCTTAGTATTAGTTCATGGCTTTGGCGCATCTATTGGACATTGGCGCAAAAATATTCCCGTTTTAGCTGATGCTGGTTATCAAGTATTTGCTATAGATTTGTTAGGGTTTGGTGGTTCAGAAAAAGCACCCATTGATTACACAATTGAAGTATGGGTAGAGTTGCTCAAAGATTTTTGGACAGCACATATCCAACAACCAGCTATATTTATTGGCAATTCTATCGGCGCATTAATTAGCTTGATAGTATTAGCAGAACATCCAGAAATTGCTGCTGGTGGTGTTTTAATTAATTCTGCAGGCGGTTTAAGCCATCGTCCCCATGAATTAAACCCACCACTGAGAATAGTTATGGCAGCTTTTAATAGAGTAGTGCGATCGCCCATCACAGGCAAGCTCATTTTTAACCGCATTCGCCAAAAAAGCCAAATTCGTCGCACTCTCTACCAAGTCTACCGCGATCGCGCCGCCGTCACTGATGAACTAGTTGATTTACTTTATACTCCCGCTTGCGAACCAGGCGCACAACAAGTTTTTGCTTCCATTCTGTCAGCACCTCCTGGCCCCAGTCCCCAGGAACTTTTACCCAAAGTAGAACGTCCTCTACTAATAATTTGGGGTGCTGACGACCCTTGGACACCCATCACAGGAGCAAAGATTTACGAGGAGGCGCAAAAGAATGGTAAACCAATCAAAATTATCCCCATTCCCAACGCCGGTCATTGTCCCCATGATGAAGTCCCAGAAGTTGTCAACAACCAGATTGTGGATTGGCTAGCTCAAAGGTGA
- a CDS encoding YqiA/YcfP family alpha/beta fold hydrolase → MVKQYIYLHGFASSPYSAKARYISDRFTQIQTKLTVPDLNADDFLNLTITRQLSQVAKEFADDSVCVTLIGSSLGGLTCAHLGEKYVQVNKLVLLAPAFDFLSHWLPQLGDEAVKLWQHDKYLMVHHYGEGRSLPLSYDFVTDAAQYREETLQRPIPTLILHGKKDEVIPVAASRDFARSRPWVELVELDSDHSLSNVMSEIWQAICLFCQLP, encoded by the coding sequence ATGGTTAAGCAGTATATCTACTTACACGGCTTCGCTTCTAGTCCTTATTCTGCTAAAGCGCGATATATTAGCGATCGCTTTACTCAGATTCAGACAAAGTTGACAGTCCCCGATCTCAACGCAGACGATTTTCTTAACCTGACAATCACTCGTCAACTCTCTCAAGTTGCGAAGGAATTTGCTGACGATTCTGTCTGTGTGACACTAATCGGCTCCAGCTTGGGCGGGTTGACTTGTGCCCATCTGGGAGAAAAATATGTGCAGGTAAATAAACTAGTGCTGCTAGCACCAGCTTTTGACTTTTTATCTCATTGGTTGCCCCAGCTAGGAGATGAAGCGGTCAAGCTTTGGCAACATGACAAATATCTCATGGTTCACCATTATGGGGAGGGGCGCTCACTCCCCCTAAGTTATGATTTCGTGACAGATGCGGCTCAATATCGAGAAGAAACTTTGCAACGCCCTATCCCTACTCTAATTTTGCATGGCAAAAAGGATGAAGTCATACCTGTTGCGGCTAGTCGTGACTTTGCGCGATCGCGTCCTTGGGTAGAATTAGTGGAACTCGACAGCGATCATAGCTTGAGTAATGTGATGAGTGAAATTTGGCAGGCAATTTGTCTGTTTTGCCAGTTACCTTGA
- a CDS encoding serine/threonine protein kinase has product MGLDVRNGYDENISFNNHQHFFQKGYQVIRELGRNREAGRIIYLAHAFNSHQLVVIKEFCFAKTFPDCSGLQAYEHEIQILQQLHHPRIPHYVASFTTPAGFYLVQEYKNAPSLGAKHNFHPEQIKHIALSILEILVYLQNQTAPIIHRDIKPENILVDQHLRTYLIDFGLAKKQDITTVLSSLSAGTPGFMSPEEQFGDFLTTASDLYSLGATLICLLTHTRAVDIGKLIDENLRFNFHKLVPNINPRFCAWLMKMVEPNRKHRYPNAEIALKTLQPIPVFGGTKIEMLATVVKLRKSTTMLALATMGTLAVAGTTWIIAQPGGLAQQVLETHECQSSQLVSKRC; this is encoded by the coding sequence ATGGGACTTGATGTGCGAAATGGATATGACGAGAATATTTCCTTCAATAACCACCAACATTTTTTTCAAAAAGGTTATCAAGTTATCCGCGAACTAGGACGCAACCGAGAAGCAGGACGCATTATTTATCTAGCTCATGCTTTCAATTCCCATCAACTAGTAGTGATTAAAGAATTCTGTTTTGCTAAAACATTTCCTGACTGTTCAGGTTTGCAAGCTTATGAACACGAAATCCAAATCTTGCAACAATTGCATCATCCCCGCATTCCCCACTATGTAGCTTCTTTCACAACACCAGCGGGTTTTTATTTGGTACAAGAATATAAAAACGCTCCATCATTAGGAGCAAAACACAACTTCCATCCAGAACAAATCAAACACATCGCCTTGTCAATTTTAGAAATTTTGGTTTATTTGCAAAACCAAACTGCTCCTATTATCCATCGGGACATCAAACCAGAAAACATTTTAGTTGACCAACATCTAAGAACTTATTTAATTGATTTTGGTTTGGCGAAAAAACAAGATATCACAACAGTTCTGAGTAGCTTATCTGCAGGTACTCCAGGATTTATGTCACCAGAAGAACAGTTTGGTGATTTCCTCACAACAGCATCAGACTTATATAGTTTAGGAGCAACATTAATTTGCTTACTCACCCATACCCGCGCCGTAGATATTGGTAAGTTAATTGATGAAAACTTGCGCTTTAATTTCCATAAATTAGTCCCAAACATCAATCCGCGTTTCTGCGCTTGGTTAATGAAAATGGTAGAACCCAACCGTAAACATCGCTACCCTAACGCAGAAATTGCACTCAAAACACTCCAACCCATTCCCGTTTTTGGTGGTACTAAAATAGAAATGCTAGCCACCGTAGTAAAACTGAGAAAAAGCACAACAATGCTAGCACTAGCAACCATGGGAACACTTGCTGTAGCAGGAACAACTTGGATAATCGCTCAACCAGGAGGACTCGCTCAACAAGTATTAGAAACTCATGAATGTCAATCTTCTCAGCTAGTTTCTAAGCGCTGCTGA
- a CDS encoding mechanosensitive ion channel family protein, whose product MIQWILPIVFILAGLLAGIIGEKVIFKKLKIFVIKKQIPGSDIIFQSLHRMTFIWLAIAGFFWAILTSPLKPDVADVLQKILTIILLYSITLVLARLSAGFVSLFIHKTSGVSASLLSNLAKSAVLVLGALILLQTLGVQITPLITTLGISGLAVGLALKDTLENLFSGFYLIISQQVRTGDYVKLEANHEGYVTDISWRHTTIKELSNNVIIVPNSKLASAIFTNYHLPVKEITLTINVGVDYESDLEQVESVTVEVAKEVMQEIAPELIANEPYIRFHKFGDFSIDFTLYMRVNEFFDQRIGKHLFIKKLHKRYQQEGIKIPFPSRELYMQENPTKT is encoded by the coding sequence ATGATCCAATGGATTCTGCCAATTGTGTTTATCCTCGCTGGCTTACTTGCGGGAATAATTGGTGAAAAAGTTATCTTTAAAAAGCTAAAAATATTTGTTATTAAAAAACAAATTCCGGGGAGTGATATCATCTTTCAATCTCTGCATCGCATGACTTTTATTTGGTTAGCGATCGCTGGCTTTTTTTGGGCGATTCTTACCTCTCCTCTCAAACCAGATGTTGCAGATGTATTGCAAAAAATTCTGACAATTATTCTGCTATATTCAATCACTCTCGTCTTAGCTAGATTATCTGCTGGTTTTGTCAGTTTATTTATTCACAAAACCTCTGGTGTTTCCGCTTCTCTGCTTTCTAATCTAGCAAAATCTGCTGTATTAGTTTTAGGTGCACTCATCCTTTTACAAACACTAGGTGTGCAAATCACACCGTTAATTACAACTTTAGGAATTAGCGGTTTAGCAGTAGGTTTAGCGTTAAAAGATACTCTAGAAAATTTATTTTCTGGCTTCTATTTAATTATTTCTCAACAAGTGAGAACCGGAGATTACGTCAAACTTGAAGCCAATCACGAAGGATACGTTACAGATATTTCTTGGCGACATACAACTATCAAAGAACTGTCTAACAATGTGATTATTGTCCCTAATTCTAAGCTAGCTTCAGCAATTTTCACCAATTATCATCTACCAGTTAAAGAAATCACCCTGACAATTAATGTCGGTGTAGATTATGAAAGTGACCTAGAACAAGTAGAAAGTGTGACTGTCGAAGTTGCAAAAGAAGTTATGCAAGAGATTGCACCAGAATTAATCGCTAATGAACCATACATTAGATTTCATAAATTTGGTGACTTTAGCATAGATTTTACACTTTACATGCGCGTCAACGAATTTTTTGATCAACGCATAGGCAAACATCTATTTATTAAAAAATTACACAAACGTTATCAACAAGAAGGAATTAAAATCCCCTTTCCTTCCAGAGAATTATATATGCAGGAGAATCCGACTAAAACTTAA
- a CDS encoding histidinol-phosphate transaminase, whose translation MIPFIRPDLAKFTAYKPHPSSSTTEAVAKQLDRLDTNESPYDLPLELKAKLAEAYEQIIETNRYPDGGHETLKAAIAEYVNESATLASPSVTAANISIGNGSDELIRSLLIITCLGGQGAILAANPTFSMYAILAQTLGIPVVAVARNETNFEIDLTAAQKAIAQTQNPPIRVVFVVHPNSPTANPLTTAEIAWLKSLGEEILVVIDEAYFEFSQNTLVGELTLRPNWLILRTFSKAFRLAALRVGYSIADPEAIAILEKVRLPYNLPSFSLTAAKLALQNRQILLKSIPQTLAERDKLIQLLSQHSILQIGESAANFIYLRVREQGADPHSSILNNLHDKLKISGTLVRLLNTGLRITIGTPEENARTWNHIQVALANFDF comes from the coding sequence ATGATTCCATTTATTCGACCAGATTTAGCTAAGTTTACCGCTTACAAACCCCATCCCAGTAGCAGTACCACCGAAGCAGTCGCAAAGCAGCTCGATCGGCTAGATACGAATGAAAGCCCATACGATTTACCACTTGAGCTAAAAGCAAAGTTAGCTGAGGCTTATGAGCAAATAATAGAGACAAATCGTTATCCGGATGGTGGACATGAGACATTAAAGGCAGCGATCGCTGAATATGTCAACGAGTCGGCAACCCTAGCTTCACCCTCAGTTACTGCTGCTAATATTTCTATAGGTAATGGTTCAGATGAACTCATCCGCTCTTTGTTGATTATCACATGTTTAGGGGGACAAGGAGCAATTCTCGCTGCCAATCCTACTTTCTCGATGTACGCAATTTTGGCACAGACGTTAGGCATTCCCGTAGTCGCGGTGGCTAGGAATGAAACTAATTTTGAAATTGACTTAACAGCAGCACAAAAAGCGATCGCCCAAACTCAAAATCCGCCGATTCGCGTGGTTTTTGTGGTTCATCCCAATTCTCCCACTGCTAATCCTTTGACGACAGCCGAGATAGCATGGCTGAAAAGTCTGGGTGAAGAGATTTTAGTGGTAATTGATGAAGCTTATTTCGAGTTTAGCCAAAATACTTTAGTGGGAGAATTGACTCTGCGCCCTAATTGGTTGATATTACGTACTTTTTCCAAAGCGTTCCGGTTAGCAGCACTGCGTGTTGGCTATTCTATCGCTGATCCAGAAGCGATCGCTATCTTAGAAAAAGTTCGCTTACCCTACAATCTTCCCAGCTTCTCCCTCACAGCAGCAAAACTGGCTTTACAAAACCGCCAGATCTTGCTAAAATCTATTCCGCAAACCTTAGCTGAACGAGACAAACTCATTCAACTGCTATCTCAACACTCAATATTGCAAATTGGGGAAAGCGCTGCTAACTTTATTTATTTGCGTGTCCGAGAACAGGGTGCTGACCCGCACAGCAGTATTTTAAATAATCTACATGATAAGCTCAAGATATCCGGCACTTTGGTACGGCTATTGAATACCGGATTAAGAATTACTATCGGAACTCCCGAAGAAAATGCACGCACCTGGAATCACATTCAAGTCGCTTTGGCAAATTTCGACTTTTAA
- a CDS encoding response regulator, translating into MKSQANSKPKILVVDDEPDNLDLLYRTFYRDYKVLRATSGPAALDLLSLEGEVSVIISDQRMPIMSGTEFLSLTATQYPDIIRIILTGYTDVEDLVEAINAGKVFKYVTKPWEAEELKAVVRQALDTHNVLKARTYELTRTLRQESLLNTVTNTIRSALDYRQILQAIVNTVGHMLEVDVCLLRPFQDERLSEEGFIYQKANSEENGTALSSFPAASLLAQTVWETREVQVISNVADDERIQRDVVELRQRSVAFATANICSSLIVPLICQQELMAVLALHQCQKPRIWRDDEVQLVSMVADQAALALSQAYAYEQVRALAKREALINTITTAIRSSLDPQDIFAAITEQLGQALQVDGCVLSLWTEEDEFVQCVGLYESSPSLEDAVELTQAEDLEDDYKLRHRLPDSQVPIRENPVLQEILRTHEPVVIADMSSCYSALKGFDLPLKMAARSLMVVPLLADGKCIGSITLRVGSQVRLWLASDIELAKAVAVQAAIAVQQSHLYQKTREQAERLLQLDKQKTEFFQNISHEFRTPITLIQGPLESAVGTGEGLSHAQSAIALRNSRRLLRLVNQLLDLQRLDAGRMQPNFRPCDLVEFVSQIVESFRPYCEKKALSLVTELGVCPPVYLDMEKFDKVVYNLLSNAMKFTPEGGTITVKVLSTGDRCTLQVQDTGIGIVPQQIPQLFERFRQAEGSENRSYEGSGLGLALVKELVELHGGTVTVDSVYGAGTSFTIELVTGNKHLPPEQLLETPAELKTSRASVELADLELVEPITDGEGISSVLSDEQELQGNGNASLGKHQHLILVVDDNPDLRAYVSEIIRSNGYRVQTARNGAEGFYIAQKTSPSLIISDLMMPVVTGLEMIEMIRNQDNLKGIPIILLTAKIDEETRIESTEYGADAYLAKPFNDRELLAEVRNLLALKENERRVVELNTYLTESVLKRFLPPALVKKAATGDLTLDLRPEPRLITVLFSDIVGFTQLANTLRSRRVAELLNEYLESMTKTVFDNGGTVDKFMGDAILALYGAPEELTPNEQVRRAINTARAMHKSLAELNQHWRNQGIFDADGHAGVKFRCGIHQGTAVVGMFGSAERADYTAIGPSVNIAARLQSAAIPGTILVSAAVADYLQDEEITKVSPLELKGVDETVLTFAVTPEVMVNR; encoded by the coding sequence ATGAAATCCCAAGCAAACAGTAAGCCGAAAATATTGGTTGTCGATGATGAACCAGACAACCTGGATTTGCTCTATCGCACTTTTTATCGTGACTATAAAGTGCTGAGAGCAACTTCTGGGCCTGCGGCGCTGGATTTGCTCTCACTCGAAGGAGAGGTTTCAGTGATTATCTCTGATCAGCGAATGCCGATAATGAGTGGTACAGAATTTTTAAGCCTGACAGCGACTCAATACCCAGATATTATCCGGATTATTTTAACTGGCTACACTGATGTGGAAGATTTGGTGGAGGCGATTAACGCTGGCAAAGTATTTAAATATGTCACTAAACCGTGGGAAGCTGAGGAACTAAAGGCGGTGGTACGCCAAGCTTTAGATACTCACAACGTTCTCAAAGCCAGAACTTATGAACTCACCCGGACGTTACGCCAAGAATCGCTGCTGAATACTGTTACGAATACAATTCGCAGTGCTTTAGATTATCGGCAAATTTTGCAAGCGATTGTCAATACTGTGGGTCATATGCTGGAGGTAGATGTTTGTCTGTTACGTCCTTTTCAGGACGAGCGGTTGAGTGAGGAGGGGTTTATCTACCAGAAAGCGAATAGTGAGGAAAATGGGACTGCTTTATCTTCTTTTCCCGCTGCTTCTTTATTGGCTCAAACTGTCTGGGAAACCCGCGAAGTCCAGGTAATTAGTAATGTGGCGGATGATGAGCGCATTCAGAGAGATGTGGTGGAATTACGCCAACGCTCTGTAGCTTTTGCTACTGCTAATATTTGCTCTAGCTTAATTGTACCTTTGATTTGCCAACAGGAATTAATGGCAGTACTGGCGCTACATCAATGTCAAAAGCCGCGGATTTGGCGGGATGACGAGGTACAGCTGGTTTCGATGGTGGCGGATCAAGCTGCTTTGGCTTTGTCTCAAGCCTATGCTTATGAACAAGTGCGTGCTCTGGCGAAACGAGAGGCTTTAATTAATACAATTACGACGGCGATCCGTTCTAGTTTAGATCCGCAAGATATTTTTGCCGCGATTACGGAACAATTGGGCCAAGCTTTACAAGTTGATGGTTGTGTGCTGTCTTTGTGGACTGAGGAAGATGAGTTTGTGCAGTGTGTGGGTTTGTATGAAAGTTCTCCCAGTCTAGAGGATGCTGTTGAACTAACTCAGGCAGAAGATTTAGAGGATGACTATAAATTAAGACACCGATTACCTGATTCTCAAGTACCTATTAGAGAAAATCCTGTTTTACAAGAAATATTGCGGACACATGAACCTGTGGTAATTGCGGATATGAGCAGTTGCTATTCAGCGCTCAAAGGGTTTGATTTGCCTTTAAAAATGGCGGCGCGATCGCTAATGGTTGTACCGTTGTTGGCTGATGGTAAATGTATTGGCAGTATTACTCTGCGCGTTGGTAGTCAAGTTAGACTGTGGCTAGCGTCAGATATTGAACTGGCTAAAGCTGTGGCTGTACAAGCAGCGATCGCTGTGCAACAATCTCATTTGTATCAAAAGACACGAGAACAGGCGGAGCGCTTGTTGCAATTAGACAAGCAAAAAACTGAATTTTTCCAGAATATTTCCCATGAATTCCGCACACCCATCACCTTGATTCAAGGGCCTTTAGAATCGGCGGTGGGGACGGGCGAGGGTTTATCTCATGCCCAAAGTGCGATCGCTCTGCGTAACTCCCGCCGTTTGTTAAGATTAGTCAATCAACTGTTAGATTTGCAACGGTTGGATGCAGGGAGAATGCAGCCGAATTTTCGCCCATGCGATTTAGTGGAATTTGTTAGTCAAATTGTCGAGTCATTTCGCCCATACTGTGAGAAAAAGGCGCTCAGTCTCGTGACAGAGTTGGGCGTCTGTCCGCCTGTTTATTTAGATATGGAAAAATTTGACAAGGTGGTGTATAATCTACTGTCGAATGCGATGAAATTTACGCCGGAAGGTGGAACAATTACTGTTAAGGTGTTATCAACAGGCGATCGCTGCACCTTACAAGTACAAGATACAGGAATTGGCATTGTTCCTCAACAAATTCCCCAGCTATTTGAGCGTTTTCGCCAAGCTGAAGGTTCAGAGAACCGCTCCTATGAAGGTAGTGGTTTAGGTTTGGCTTTAGTCAAAGAATTAGTAGAACTCCACGGTGGTACAGTAACTGTGGATTCAGTTTACGGAGCAGGTACCAGTTTTACTATTGAATTGGTAACAGGAAATAAACACTTACCTCCAGAACAATTACTAGAAACGCCTGCAGAACTGAAAACAAGCCGTGCTAGTGTGGAATTGGCTGATTTAGAATTAGTAGAGCCAATCACTGACGGTGAAGGGATTTCATCGGTCTTATCTGATGAGCAGGAATTGCAGGGTAACGGCAATGCTAGTTTAGGGAAGCATCAACACTTAATTCTAGTTGTAGACGATAACCCAGATTTGCGTGCTTATGTATCTGAGATTATTCGCAGTAATGGTTATCGAGTCCAGACCGCTCGCAACGGTGCTGAGGGATTTTACATAGCTCAAAAAACCTCCCCCAGCTTAATTATCAGTGATTTAATGATGCCAGTGGTAACGGGACTGGAGATGATTGAGATGATCCGCAATCAGGATAATCTCAAGGGTATACCCATTATTTTACTCACTGCCAAAATAGATGAAGAAACCCGCATTGAAAGTACGGAATATGGTGCGGATGCTTATTTGGCGAAACCATTTAATGATCGAGAACTTTTGGCTGAGGTGAGAAATCTGTTGGCATTGAAGGAAAATGAGCGGCGGGTTGTAGAATTAAATACTTATCTGACAGAATCTGTGCTGAAGCGGTTTTTACCGCCTGCTTTGGTAAAAAAAGCGGCGACGGGAGATTTGACACTGGATTTACGACCGGAACCCCGTTTGATTACGGTTTTGTTTAGTGACATAGTTGGTTTTACTCAGTTAGCAAATACTCTCAGATCCCGGCGCGTGGCAGAGTTATTAAATGAGTATTTAGAGTCCATGACCAAGACTGTGTTTGATAACGGTGGAACTGTAGATAAATTTATGGGCGATGCGATTTTAGCTTTGTATGGAGCGCCGGAAGAATTGACCCCGAATGAACAGGTACGCCGTGCTATCAATACAGCCAGAGCAATGCACAAATCTCTGGCGGAGTTAAATCAGCATTGGCGAAATCAAGGGATATTTGATGCTGATGGACACGCTGGGGTCAAGTTTCGCTGCGGTATTCACCAGGGTACAGCTGTTGTGGGGATGTTTGGTAGTGCGGAAAGAGCTGATTATACTGCTATTGGCCCTAGTGTGAATATTGCTGCTAGGTTGCAGTCTGCTGCTATTCCGGGTACTATTTTGGTTTCTGCTGCTGTGGCAGATTATTTGCAGGATGAAGAGATTACTAAGGTCAGTCCTTTAGAACTTAAGGGAGTCGATGAAACAGTTTTGACTTTTGCGGTGACACCAGAGGTGATGGTTAATCGGTAA